In Hydrogenovibrio thermophilus, the following are encoded in one genomic region:
- a CDS encoding GGDEF domain-containing protein, whose amino-acid sequence MERVTLPEAKCSGLQHSPLGRELKDIFDHQRIQTHFQPIVGLKTRSVFAFEALTRGPDNSALYSPAHLFRLASDHGCLLEMDLMARRVSIKNFMKSVAQHQNQVKLFLNVSVSSLMNVDHRSGLTLDCLNYYGLNIHQVVIEITELQPVEDSGLFLNAIQHYRKMGFKVAIDDLGSGYNGLKLWSEVKPDFVKIDKHFIADIDKQADKYRFMETILTLAKSLGTKIIAEGVETEAELQILEKLGVDFVQGYLLKRPSPSTALTLDYKWNEVVQDVTNPKETVKLLCREAFTMPLDTTIDQMTDELLHRPGVDYVPIVEKGRVHGMVWRRELTELLASKFGRDLHGRKNIAKLMDPSPLVFDINTPLVEASREITENGSYDKGTFILTDKGNYKGCGSFMELLRVITDLKIRSAQYANPLSGLPGNVPIQNMIQEYLDRQSPFVVIYVDVDNFKPYNDYYSFEQGDQVISAVARVLKESLGVQEAFIGHVGGDDFVVVMPDMQYEMVCQRILKGFQFASLNFYTQEDRHRGGIYAEDRAGEKVFFPMMSLSLGVLLVHPGVFDHTQKLSSYATRAKKGAKSQGGNTYYVVDSRQVGLMRA is encoded by the coding sequence GTGGAAAGAGTGACTTTGCCGGAAGCGAAATGCTCCGGCTTACAACATTCGCCATTGGGTCGGGAATTGAAAGATATTTTCGATCACCAACGGATTCAAACACATTTTCAGCCGATTGTCGGCCTGAAAACGCGTTCCGTGTTTGCGTTCGAAGCCTTAACGCGCGGACCGGATAATTCCGCCCTGTATTCGCCCGCTCATCTGTTTCGTTTGGCATCGGACCACGGTTGCTTGTTGGAAATGGATTTGATGGCCCGCCGGGTGTCCATCAAAAACTTTATGAAATCGGTGGCGCAGCATCAGAATCAGGTGAAGCTGTTCTTGAATGTGTCGGTCAGTTCGTTGATGAATGTCGACCATCGTTCCGGTTTGACGCTGGATTGCTTGAATTATTACGGTTTGAATATCCATCAAGTGGTGATTGAAATCACCGAATTGCAACCGGTGGAAGACAGCGGCCTGTTTCTGAACGCGATTCAACATTACCGCAAAATGGGGTTCAAGGTCGCCATTGACGACTTGGGCTCCGGTTACAACGGTTTGAAGCTGTGGTCGGAGGTCAAACCCGATTTCGTTAAAATCGACAAACACTTCATCGCCGACATCGACAAGCAAGCCGACAAGTATCGGTTTATGGAAACCATTCTGACATTGGCGAAGAGTCTCGGCACCAAAATCATCGCCGAAGGGGTGGAAACCGAAGCCGAGTTGCAGATTTTGGAAAAACTGGGTGTGGATTTCGTGCAGGGGTATCTGTTGAAGCGCCCGTCGCCGTCCACGGCCCTGACATTGGATTACAAGTGGAACGAAGTCGTTCAGGATGTGACCAATCCGAAAGAAACGGTCAAGCTGTTGTGCCGGGAAGCGTTCACCATGCCGTTGGACACCACCATCGATCAGATGACGGATGAACTGCTGCACCGTCCCGGTGTGGATTATGTGCCGATTGTCGAAAAAGGCCGGGTGCACGGCATGGTGTGGCGGCGCGAATTGACCGAACTGTTGGCGAGTAAGTTCGGGCGCGATTTGCACGGCCGTAAAAACATTGCCAAATTGATGGACCCGTCGCCATTGGTGTTCGATATCAATACGCCGTTGGTGGAGGCGAGTCGGGAAATCACTGAAAACGGTTCCTACGATAAGGGCACCTTTATTTTGACTGATAAGGGCAATTACAAAGGCTGTGGTTCCTTTATGGAATTGTTGCGGGTCATCACCGACTTGAAAATCCGCAGTGCGCAGTACGCCAATCCGCTGTCCGGTTTACCGGGCAATGTGCCGATTCAGAATATGATTCAGGAATACCTCGATCGTCAGTCGCCGTTTGTGGTGATTTACGTCGACGTCGATAACTTCAAGCCGTATAACGATTATTACAGTTTCGAACAGGGTGATCAGGTCATCAGCGCGGTGGCGCGGGTGTTGAAAGAGTCCCTCGGTGTGCAGGAAGCCTTTATCGGGCATGTCGGTGGGGACGATTTTGTGGTGGTGATGCCGGATATGCAATATGAAATGGTGTGTCAGCGCATTTTGAAAGGTTTCCAGTTCGCCAGTTTGAATTTTTACACTCAGGAAGACCGTCATCGCGGCGGCATCTATGCCGAGGACCGAGCGGGTGAAAAGGTGTTCTTTCCAATGATGTCGTTATCGCTGGGGGTGTTGCTGGTGCATCCCGGCGTGTTCGACCATACTCAAAAACTATCGTCTTACGCCACGCGCGCCAAAAAAGGTGCCAAATCCCAAGGGGGCAACACCTATTATGTGGTGGACTCCCGTCAAGTCGGGCTGATGCGCGCCTGA
- the metK gene encoding methionine adenosyltransferase has product MTTTVFTSESVSEGHPDKIADQISDAMLDAILAQDPKARVACETFVKTGMVMLGGEITTEAWVDQEELVRKVVNDIGYNHGDLGFDGSTCAVLSSIGKQSPEIAQGVDESDDREQGAGDQGLMFGYASNETEVLMPAPIFYAHRLMEKQADCRKSGQLNWLRPDAKSQVTLRYENGQPVAIDAVVLSTQHSPDIDNKHLHEAVMEEIIKPVLPAEWLHADTQYHINPTGRFVIGGPVGDAGLTGRKIIVDTYGGMARHGGGAFSGKDPSKVDRSAAYAGRYVAKNIVAAGLADKCEIQVSYAIGVAEPTSISIDTFGTERIPVSRIEQLVREHFDLRPKGLIAMLDLYRPIYRQTASYGHFGRELPDFTWEKTDKAEALKADAGL; this is encoded by the coding sequence ATGACCACCACAGTGTTTACGTCTGAATCCGTTTCCGAAGGCCATCCAGACAAAATCGCCGACCAGATTTCAGATGCCATGCTGGACGCCATTTTGGCGCAAGACCCGAAAGCCCGTGTCGCCTGCGAAACGTTTGTCAAGACCGGCATGGTTATGCTGGGCGGTGAAATCACCACCGAAGCCTGGGTTGACCAGGAAGAACTCGTGCGAAAGGTCGTGAACGACATCGGCTACAACCACGGTGATTTAGGCTTTGACGGCAGCACCTGCGCGGTGCTGAGTTCCATCGGTAAACAATCCCCGGAAATCGCCCAGGGCGTCGACGAATCCGACGACCGCGAACAAGGTGCGGGCGATCAGGGCCTGATGTTCGGCTACGCCTCCAACGAAACCGAGGTGTTGATGCCGGCGCCGATTTTCTATGCTCACCGCTTGATGGAAAAGCAAGCCGACTGCCGCAAATCCGGCCAGCTGAACTGGTTGAGACCGGACGCCAAAAGCCAAGTAACCTTGCGCTATGAAAACGGCCAACCGGTCGCCATCGATGCCGTGGTATTGTCCACCCAGCATTCACCGGACATCGACAATAAACACTTACACGAAGCGGTCATGGAAGAAATCATCAAGCCGGTGCTCCCGGCCGAATGGCTCCATGCCGATACTCAATACCACATCAACCCGACCGGGCGTTTCGTCATCGGTGGGCCGGTGGGCGATGCCGGTTTGACCGGCCGTAAAATCATTGTCGACACCTACGGCGGCATGGCGCGTCACGGCGGCGGTGCCTTCTCGGGCAAAGATCCGTCTAAAGTGGACCGCTCCGCGGCCTATGCCGGCCGTTATGTGGCGAAAAACATCGTCGCGGCCGGTTTGGCGGACAAATGCGAGATTCAGGTCTCCTACGCCATCGGCGTCGCGGAACCGACTTCCATCAGCATCGACACCTTCGGCACGGAACGCATTCCGGTCAGCCGCATCGAGCAACTGGTGCGCGAGCACTTCGATTTGCGCCCGAAAGGCTTAATCGCGATGCTCGACCTGTATCGCCCGATTTATCGCCAGACGGCCTCCTACGGCCATTTCGGCCGCGAACTACCGGATTTCACCTGGGAAAAAACCGACAAAGCCGAGGCCCTGAAAGCCGACGCCGGACTCTAA
- the purE gene encoding 5-(carboxyamino)imidazole ribonucleotide mutase, whose protein sequence is MSTVKTENQTPLVGVIMGSKSDWPTMKNAVDMLEQFGVPYEVKVVSAHRTPDLMFEYAQTAEARGLQVIIAGAGGAAHLPGMVAAKTIVPVLGVPVQSRALSGEDSLLSIVQMPGGIPVGTLAIGDAGAKNAGILASQMVGTHIPAVREAVRAFREAQTQFVLDNPDPRD, encoded by the coding sequence ATGTCGACCGTGAAAACTGAAAATCAAACACCGTTGGTCGGTGTCATTATGGGGTCCAAATCGGACTGGCCCACCATGAAAAACGCCGTGGACATGCTGGAGCAATTCGGTGTGCCTTATGAGGTCAAGGTGGTGTCCGCGCATCGAACGCCGGATTTGATGTTTGAATACGCCCAAACGGCTGAAGCCCGTGGCTTGCAAGTCATCATTGCCGGTGCCGGCGGTGCGGCGCATTTGCCGGGCATGGTTGCCGCCAAGACCATCGTGCCTGTTTTGGGTGTGCCGGTTCAATCCCGTGCCTTGAGCGGTGAAGATTCGCTATTGTCCATCGTGCAGATGCCGGGCGGCATTCCGGTCGGTACCTTGGCCATCGGCGACGCCGGTGCCAAGAACGCCGGTATCCTGGCGTCGCAAATGGTCGGCACACATATCCCGGCTGTGCGTGAAGCCGTGCGCGCTTTCCGTGAAGCACAAACCCAGTTCGTGTTGGATAACCCGGATCCGCGCGACTGA
- a CDS encoding 5-(carboxyamino)imidazole ribonucleotide synthase — protein MTPITKKIGVLGAGQLGRMLAIAGYPLGQKFGFLGTSHDEPSALLGQMYTDEVESLKDLVKFSDVMTYESENTSVEMVREIARSIPVYPGEKSLYYSQHRGREKGLFDELSIPCAPYQVVDSLENLTQAVDEIGLPAVLKTTTEGYDGKGQFVLKEKSQIDQAWKAIGGRELILEGFIDFSRELSIVAVRNADNEHVYYPLVQNVHHDGILRYTIAPARQISETVQTQAEAYMKALLDKLDHVGVLTLELFETVDGLVANEMAPRVHNSGHWTIEGALTSQFENHVRAITGLPLGDTSPRQPVAAMINIIGETGPVAEVLKMPNAFLHLYDKAERAGRKLGHINLVADSEDALYEQIKQLSAFLPAEDKSES, from the coding sequence ATGACGCCTATCACAAAGAAAATCGGTGTTTTGGGAGCCGGCCAATTGGGTCGTATGTTGGCGATTGCCGGCTATCCGCTGGGGCAGAAATTCGGTTTTCTAGGCACCAGTCATGACGAACCGTCTGCCTTGCTGGGGCAGATGTACACTGATGAAGTTGAGTCCTTGAAAGACCTGGTCAAGTTTTCCGATGTGATGACCTACGAAAGCGAAAACACCTCGGTGGAAATGGTGCGCGAAATCGCTCGCAGTATTCCAGTGTATCCGGGCGAAAAATCCTTGTATTATTCTCAGCATCGCGGTCGTGAAAAAGGCTTGTTCGATGAACTGAGCATTCCGTGTGCGCCTTATCAAGTCGTCGATTCGTTGGAAAACCTGACTCAGGCGGTGGACGAAATCGGTTTGCCAGCCGTCCTGAAAACCACCACCGAAGGTTATGATGGTAAGGGGCAATTCGTCCTCAAAGAAAAGTCGCAAATCGACCAGGCCTGGAAAGCCATCGGCGGCCGGGAATTGATTTTGGAAGGGTTTATCGATTTCAGTCGCGAACTGTCGATTGTCGCGGTGCGCAACGCTGATAACGAACACGTTTACTATCCGTTGGTGCAGAACGTTCATCATGATGGCATTCTGCGTTACACCATTGCGCCGGCACGGCAAATTTCCGAAACCGTTCAGACGCAGGCGGAAGCCTATATGAAAGCCTTACTGGATAAACTGGACCACGTTGGCGTACTGACACTGGAGTTGTTCGAAACGGTCGATGGCTTGGTCGCCAATGAAATGGCACCGCGTGTCCACAACTCCGGGCATTGGACCATTGAAGGGGCTTTGACCAGCCAGTTTGAAAACCATGTGCGAGCCATCACCGGGCTGCCGTTGGGCGATACGTCGCCACGTCAACCGGTGGCGGCGATGATTAACATCATCGGCGAAACCGGTCCGGTGGCCGAGGTGTTGAAAATGCCGAACGCCTTTCTGCATTTGTACGATAAGGCCGAAAGAGCGGGGCGCAAGCTGGGGCACATCAACTTGGTCGCCGATTCGGAAGACGCGCTGTATGAACAGATCAAACAGTTGAGCGCGTTTTTGCCTGCCGAAGACAAGAGCGAATCTTAA
- a CDS encoding NAD(P)H-hydrate dehydratase: MPTIDFYTAAQSRAIDRYAIETQKQPGLLLMKRAAYFAYQTLKETQPDAEKIVVLCGGGNNGGDGWVLTQYALLEGRQVTAVLLGDETKIHGDALAALQELKALGLSPTTFQSDRLQDADIVVDAVFGTGLNQPVSGDFAEIFQQVNDAHKPVLAIDIPSGLHADTGHILGTAIRASHTCTFITQKPGLYTHMGPETAGKIHFSPLFLNRDSYQGQTPIAQNHSLKHWLGQRPPVTASSHKGRQGTVLLTGGNHHMMGAIQLAGLASLTSGAGLVKIVTQPEHLVALTQAQPELMTYSQNDLTDLLPQTNAIGLGPGLGQDDWAQALFQSILTSESSKSTPKVLDADALNLLAKQPQTQPNWVLTPHPGEAARLLGSDTADIQRDRFKAVMELQKRYGGVVVLKGNGTLVYDGRRMELCTAGNAGMAVGGMGDVLTGAITSFLAQGMGLFEAACLGVSLHAHSGDVLANQTSQAGVIPSDLALTMSQLLSYTQAQPNP; encoded by the coding sequence ATGCCGACCATTGATTTTTACACTGCGGCTCAAAGCCGTGCCATCGACCGCTACGCCATCGAAACCCAAAAACAGCCAGGCCTGCTGCTGATGAAGCGTGCCGCCTATTTCGCCTACCAAACGTTGAAAGAAACCCAACCGGACGCTGAAAAAATTGTCGTACTGTGCGGCGGTGGCAATAACGGCGGCGACGGCTGGGTGCTGACGCAATACGCACTGCTGGAAGGTCGTCAGGTCACGGCGGTACTGCTGGGAGATGAAACGAAAATTCACGGCGATGCTCTCGCGGCGTTACAGGAACTCAAAGCCCTCGGGCTGTCGCCCACCACCTTTCAGAGCGACCGGTTACAGGATGCGGATATCGTCGTGGACGCGGTTTTCGGCACCGGTTTGAATCAACCGGTTTCCGGCGACTTCGCCGAGATATTCCAGCAGGTGAACGACGCCCACAAGCCGGTGCTCGCCATCGACATTCCCAGCGGCCTCCACGCCGACACGGGTCACATTCTCGGCACGGCCATTCGTGCCTCCCACACCTGCACTTTCATCACCCAAAAACCGGGGCTATACACCCACATGGGGCCGGAAACCGCCGGCAAGATTCATTTCAGCCCGTTGTTCCTCAACCGGGACAGCTATCAAGGACAAACGCCCATCGCACAAAACCATTCTCTGAAGCACTGGTTGGGACAACGTCCACCGGTCACCGCCTCCAGCCACAAAGGACGTCAAGGCACGGTATTGCTGACCGGTGGCAATCACCATATGATGGGAGCCATCCAACTGGCCGGTTTGGCCAGTTTGACCAGCGGCGCAGGCCTGGTGAAAATTGTCACGCAACCGGAACACTTGGTTGCCCTCACCCAGGCGCAGCCGGAATTGATGACTTATTCGCAAAACGATTTAACCGATCTTCTGCCGCAAACCAATGCCATCGGCTTGGGCCCGGGCCTCGGTCAGGACGATTGGGCGCAGGCCTTATTCCAATCCATACTAACCAGCGAATCATCCAAATCCACTCCCAAAGTCCTGGACGCCGACGCACTGAACCTGCTGGCCAAGCAACCGCAAACACAACCTAACTGGGTGCTGACACCGCACCCGGGCGAAGCCGCCCGTTTACTTGGCTCCGATACCGCAGACATCCAGCGAGACCGCTTCAAAGCGGTGATGGAATTGCAAAAACGTTACGGCGGCGTGGTTGTGTTGAAAGGCAACGGCACTTTGGTGTATGACGGGAGACGTATGGAACTGTGTACGGCGGGCAACGCCGGTATGGCAGTCGGCGGCATGGGCGATGTATTGACTGGTGCCATCACCAGCTTTCTGGCGCAAGGCATGGGATTGTTCGAAGCAGCGTGTTTGGGCGTATCACTGCACGCCCACAGTGGCGACGTGCTGGCGAACCAAACCAGCCAGGCCGGCGTGATTCCGTCCGACTTGGCACTGACCATGAGTCAACTGCTCAGTTATACCCAAGCGCAACCAAATCCGTAA
- the metF gene encoding methylenetetrahydrofolate reductase [NAD(P)H]: MQSQQQYEQKLSLEFFPPRTEKGMEKLKTVIQELSPIQPEYMSVTYGAGGTTQSRTIDTVRYIQTETDNEAAPHLTCIGASEESVLELLDTYEAMGIKRIVALRGDLPSGMMDPGEFKYASDLIAFIRRERGDTFKLEVAAYPETHPQARNCNIGIKWFKHKVEQGADSAITQYFYNVDSYLYFIDNCERSGIDLPIVPGIMPITNYENLVRFSEGCGAEVPRWLKCRLESFEDDQESLLAFGEDVVTELSQRLLDAGAPGLHFYSMNQSKPVLNIVSRLTFKDR, encoded by the coding sequence ATGCAGTCACAACAACAATACGAACAAAAACTCAGCTTGGAATTCTTCCCGCCCCGCACCGAAAAAGGCATGGAAAAGCTGAAAACCGTTATTCAGGAACTCTCACCGATTCAACCGGAATACATGTCCGTAACCTACGGTGCCGGCGGCACCACCCAAAGCCGCACCATCGATACGGTGCGTTACATCCAAACCGAAACCGATAACGAAGCGGCGCCGCACTTGACCTGCATCGGCGCGTCCGAGGAAAGTGTTCTGGAGTTGCTCGACACTTACGAAGCCATGGGCATCAAGCGCATCGTCGCCCTACGCGGCGACCTGCCGTCGGGCATGATGGACCCGGGCGAATTCAAATACGCCAGCGACCTCATCGCCTTCATCCGACGCGAGCGCGGCGACACCTTCAAGCTGGAAGTGGCCGCCTATCCGGAAACCCATCCGCAAGCGCGTAACTGCAACATTGGCATCAAATGGTTCAAGCACAAGGTTGAACAAGGCGCCGACTCTGCCATCACCCAATATTTTTACAATGTCGACAGCTACCTGTACTTCATCGACAACTGCGAGCGCTCCGGCATCGACCTGCCGATTGTGCCTGGCATCATGCCGATCACCAACTATGAAAATCTGGTGCGTTTCTCCGAAGGCTGTGGCGCGGAAGTGCCCCGTTGGTTGAAATGTCGTCTGGAAAGCTTTGAAGACGACCAGGAAAGTTTGCTGGCATTCGGTGAAGACGTGGTCACGGAACTGTCACAACGTTTGCTGGACGCCGGTGCCCCCGGTCTGCATTTTTACAGCATGAACCAATCCAAACCGGTATTGAACATCGTCAGCCGACTGACGTTTAAAGACCGCTGA